In Candidatus Obscuribacterales bacterium, one genomic interval encodes:
- a CDS encoding ATP-binding protein: MPSKKSKQNKAPAPQAEPTKILNYEQPAFLDALNEAYQLEGKNVVTINDNTRDLYWSKNAQRFHDLEQTLYHHLKDAFTMVRLDAGGIETYTSDKKDLDTLATSCKAAEQMDQSIKLGDLKAAIKTAYFSPLEAIELLAQMLQAVTLVRMSQKQKSAQEDKPVCVVVQLADAIFPRGSFGQVDQLDRQRLVRFLNLIESQWFKDSAHLIILISESSQEISSQIVGLPSVRPISIGYPSDAERAKFITTFCSPANEDASKISYERGYDAFVSDSAGLTLTALEALLKTASRNEPHIVTRKALIEHVNRVIKAQLGDTVSIELPDHGPEDIIGYEANKQLLARTFERSENPKTAASVIIASGPNGAGKSYQFEAFAKSSGRVIIRLAQMRGKYFGETEAALEKLRMLLHTVGKSLVLIDEADTQVSDARGENVHEVEKRMSGTLMQMTSKADGRTLYVLITSRADKLAPDIKSRAAVQVPVFDLQGDERKHFVQELFKRAGVTLTDEEWNDIAKKTANYGARDFANLVKEMVSRGHKSPSQTLTEWVAPGLSIKKERRLQTLIAALHCSELALLPEEFRSKIENDEIDDIEAEIEKLKLATKR, translated from the coding sequence ATGCCCAGTAAGAAGAGCAAGCAAAACAAGGCTCCTGCACCGCAGGCTGAGCCCACAAAGATACTCAACTACGAACAGCCGGCATTTTTGGATGCATTGAATGAAGCGTATCAACTGGAAGGGAAAAATGTTGTCACCATCAATGACAATACTCGCGACCTCTACTGGTCAAAGAACGCACAACGCTTTCACGACCTGGAGCAAACGCTGTATCACCATCTGAAGGATGCCTTCACGATGGTTAGATTGGATGCGGGTGGCATAGAGACTTACACCTCTGACAAGAAGGACCTGGATACGCTCGCCACCTCTTGCAAAGCAGCTGAACAGATGGACCAGTCAATCAAGCTCGGAGATCTCAAAGCCGCAATTAAAACAGCGTACTTCTCTCCACTTGAAGCGATTGAACTCCTGGCACAAATGCTACAAGCTGTGACCCTTGTACGGATGTCGCAGAAACAGAAAAGTGCTCAGGAAGACAAACCCGTCTGTGTCGTCGTCCAATTAGCTGATGCCATTTTTCCGCGAGGTTCCTTCGGGCAAGTGGATCAACTGGACAGACAAAGGCTGGTGCGATTTCTCAACTTGATTGAATCGCAGTGGTTCAAAGATAGCGCACATCTGATCATCCTCATTTCAGAAAGCTCGCAAGAGATTAGTTCGCAGATAGTTGGCTTGCCCTCAGTACGTCCAATCTCAATTGGATATCCGTCGGATGCGGAAAGAGCAAAGTTCATAACGACCTTCTGTTCACCCGCCAACGAAGACGCTTCCAAGATAAGTTATGAGAGAGGCTACGACGCTTTCGTTTCCGACAGCGCCGGACTAACTCTAACCGCTCTTGAAGCTCTGCTGAAGACAGCCAGTCGAAACGAGCCGCACATCGTGACACGAAAAGCACTAATTGAGCATGTCAATCGAGTAATCAAAGCTCAACTCGGCGACACCGTTTCAATTGAATTGCCAGACCACGGACCAGAGGACATCATCGGCTATGAAGCAAACAAACAACTCCTTGCACGCACGTTCGAGCGCTCCGAAAATCCAAAGACCGCCGCCTCCGTGATAATTGCATCTGGTCCAAACGGCGCTGGAAAGTCCTATCAATTCGAAGCCTTTGCCAAATCATCCGGTCGAGTAATCATTCGCTTGGCTCAGATGAGAGGTAAATACTTCGGTGAGACTGAAGCTGCTTTGGAGAAGCTAAGAATGCTTCTTCACACAGTTGGCAAATCACTCGTCCTCATCGATGAAGCCGACACTCAAGTTTCCGACGCCCGTGGCGAAAATGTCCACGAAGTCGAAAAACGTATGTCCGGCACATTGATGCAGATGACGAGCAAAGCCGATGGCAGAACACTTTATGTGTTAATCACTTCTCGCGCAGACAAACTTGCGCCCGACATCAAGAGCAGAGCAGCGGTACAAGTACCGGTCTTTGATCTTCAAGGTGACGAGCGCAAACACTTCGTGCAAGAACTCTTCAAACGGGCAGGCGTAACGCTAACGGATGAAGAATGGAACGACATTGCGAAGAAAACCGCTAACTACGGTGCTCGCGATTTCGCCAATCTTGTCAAAGAAATGGTCTCACGAGGACATAAATCGCCATCTCAAACACTCACCGAATGGGTTGCGCCCGGACTATCCATTAAGAAAGAACGACGACTGCAAACTTTGATCGCCGCATTGCATTGTAGCGAACTTGCGCTTCTTCCCGAAGAATTCCGCAGCAAGATCGAAAACGATGAAATCGACGACATCGAAGCAGAAATCGAAAAGCTGAAGTTAGCGACTAAACGCTAA
- a CDS encoding Txe/YoeB family addiction module toxin encodes MVSWKLYFTPQAQKDAKKLSKAGLRKNAEELLAILVKDPYSNPPRFEKLVGDLAGAYSRRINIQHRIVYQILKKERVVKILRMWTHYE; translated from the coding sequence GTGGTGAGTTGGAAACTCTACTTCACGCCACAGGCGCAGAAAGATGCGAAGAAACTATCTAAGGCGGGCTTGAGAAAAAACGCTGAGGAATTGTTGGCGATTCTTGTTAAAGATCCATACTCAAATCCGCCGAGATTTGAAAAGTTGGTAGGTGATCTTGCAGGTGCCTATTCGCGGCGAATTAATATTCAGCATCGAATTGTCTATCAAATATTGAAGAAAGAACGCGTAGTCAAAATTCTACGAATGTGGACTCACTATGAGTGA
- a CDS encoding type II toxin-antitoxin system Phd/YefM family antitoxin, with protein MESISASKARANIYKLIDVVAESHTQMKISGKRGNAVLVGEEDWNAIQETLHLVSIPGMRKTILEGMKLPLDKCSTEPKW; from the coding sequence GTGGAATCAATTAGCGCCAGCAAGGCGCGTGCCAATATTTATAAACTAATTGACGTTGTGGCTGAATCGCATACGCAGATGAAAATCAGCGGCAAGCGTGGCAATGCCGTGCTTGTTGGTGAGGAAGACTGGAATGCCATTCAAGAGACCCTCCATCTTGTATCTATTCCGGGAATGCGTAAAACAATCCTTGAAGGAATGAAACTTCCGTTGGATAAGTGCTCTACGGAGCCTAAGTGGTGA
- a CDS encoding 2OG-Fe dioxygenase family protein, which translates to MRPNNYSVLTSKITLSTPHNSTYHVPALYAGTGMPIDSAAIRNSVEQKRHKKTNDPTFVVRSYCPIYLLAKDMTTAAETGDTVHPIRVFKIASDEEFKAFQHVIIPAFRELDWDEYDVRQAERQFIESANFELKPEDHTLLMSYYRGEVAHEVIAPLLENMSESDAEKIMVPYRKKACRVFVAKNIEGGSDWLVEKMPEGSVHQNVAQNDYRSIERKYKSIPDQIIEHTVFKDLLSHLIHMTKESRPDAKSMHITAWMMSCYTWTNGPTTNSPEGIHQDGANFIVSAYVIERTNVVGGASRIFHAGNMKQPIMKFLLSPGEGLFQADATSPLWHDVTHIEIADERQPFGVRSLIGFDVYVNG; encoded by the coding sequence ATGCGCCCGAACAACTACTCCGTCCTCACTAGTAAAATCACGCTGTCCACTCCCCACAATTCCACGTATCATGTACCCGCACTCTACGCTGGTACAGGTATGCCCATCGACTCAGCCGCAATAAGAAATTCCGTCGAGCAGAAACGTCACAAGAAGACGAATGATCCAACATTTGTCGTTCGTTCATATTGCCCAATTTACTTGCTTGCCAAAGACATGACGACAGCAGCTGAAACAGGCGACACCGTACACCCAATCCGCGTATTTAAAATCGCCAGCGACGAAGAATTCAAAGCATTCCAACACGTCATCATTCCAGCATTCCGAGAACTCGACTGGGACGAATATGACGTGCGTCAAGCTGAACGCCAATTCATCGAATCAGCCAACTTCGAGTTGAAGCCTGAGGATCACACCTTGTTGATGTCCTACTACCGAGGCGAAGTGGCTCACGAAGTTATCGCACCATTGTTAGAAAACATGAGCGAATCTGACGCCGAAAAGATAATGGTGCCCTATCGCAAAAAGGCGTGCCGTGTTTTTGTCGCTAAAAATATCGAAGGCGGCTCCGACTGGCTAGTTGAGAAAATGCCGGAAGGAAGTGTTCACCAGAATGTGGCACAAAACGACTATCGCTCAATTGAACGCAAGTACAAATCCATTCCGGATCAGATAATTGAGCATACAGTATTCAAAGATCTTCTTTCTCATCTCATTCACATGACGAAAGAATCAAGACCGGATGCAAAATCCATGCACATCACTGCATGGATGATGTCGTGTTATACATGGACAAACGGCCCGACGACCAATTCCCCCGAAGGCATTCACCAGGACGGCGCCAACTTCATTGTTTCGGCCTATGTGATTGAACGCACCAACGTCGTTGGCGGAGCCAGCCGCATATTCCACGCCGGCAACATGAAACAACCAATCATGAAATTCCTCTTGAGCCCAGGCGAAGGACTTTTCCAAGCCGATGCCACGTCCCCACTTTGGCACGACGTCACACACATCGAGATAGCAGACGAACGTCAACCCTTCGGCGTCCGCAGCCTAATCGGCTTCGACGTGTATGTGAACGGGTAA
- a CDS encoding PDZ domain-containing protein, with product MSTRKNKTLVNSLVLTGMTAFFAALVVIAFSIRPMFSLTEGPESFETKNAGLSLYHEVWKKTQDNLVFTDRLKDWSKWEHKFDDRINSKVDGIKYAQKMTESLEDPYTRVLDEKETQDEANSMQGKFLGVGIQFNAAQNEKGEVIQNKDKESMPNIDSKSHPVVFRVFKDTPAFAAGIKSGDSVVSVNGKSTVGFSQKQLVDNIRGPENTYVTLELQRGDKVLAVKVQRRKFDIPSVEYHTLPDNLGYLKINSFISASVGNECLKALKAMKNCRGIVLDLRDNPGGQVSSAKDVMALFEDGGVLMRIRERQGGFTSEGALTIDNSMPHIASNTPLVVLVNGNSASAAEIVSGALHDNRHVKLVGTKTFGKGLMQGVFPLKSAKDVLLHVTIAQWLTPNGVCPGSGRTKIEEPSGLPADVTCEPGPKFEYDSPKDNQLHRAIEVLKEEMSKK from the coding sequence ATGTCTACTCGTAAAAACAAAACCCTCGTCAACAGCCTGGTTCTAACCGGCATGACCGCATTTTTCGCGGCACTTGTAGTTATCGCCTTTTCAATAAGACCAATGTTTTCACTCACCGAAGGACCGGAGTCCTTCGAGACAAAAAACGCCGGCTTGAGTCTCTATCATGAGGTTTGGAAAAAGACTCAAGACAACCTTGTATTCACTGACAGACTAAAAGACTGGTCCAAGTGGGAGCACAAGTTCGACGACAGAATCAATTCCAAAGTTGACGGCATCAAATACGCTCAAAAAATGACGGAGTCTTTGGAAGATCCGTACACCAGAGTGCTCGACGAAAAAGAAACCCAGGACGAAGCCAACAGCATGCAAGGCAAATTCCTCGGCGTCGGAATTCAATTCAACGCTGCTCAAAACGAGAAAGGCGAAGTGATTCAAAACAAAGATAAGGAATCGATGCCGAATATCGACAGCAAAAGTCATCCGGTTGTATTTCGAGTCTTTAAGGACACACCCGCATTTGCCGCCGGAATCAAGAGTGGGGACTCTGTTGTAAGCGTAAATGGCAAATCCACCGTTGGATTCAGCCAGAAACAGTTAGTGGATAACATTCGAGGTCCGGAAAACACCTATGTCACGCTTGAACTTCAACGCGGAGACAAAGTGCTTGCTGTGAAAGTTCAACGCAGAAAGTTTGATATTCCATCCGTGGAATACCACACGCTGCCAGACAATTTGGGATATCTCAAAATCAACTCGTTTATCTCGGCAAGCGTCGGCAATGAATGTCTCAAAGCACTCAAAGCTATGAAGAACTGTCGAGGTATCGTCCTCGATCTGAGAGACAACCCCGGTGGTCAGGTCTCGAGCGCCAAAGATGTCATGGCATTGTTCGAAGATGGTGGTGTACTGATGCGTATCCGTGAGCGCCAAGGCGGCTTCACATCCGAAGGAGCACTCACGATAGACAACTCCATGCCGCACATCGCCTCAAACACTCCACTTGTTGTTCTGGTTAACGGTAATTCGGCCAGTGCTGCAGAAATTGTTTCTGGGGCATTGCACGACAACCGCCACGTCAAACTGGTCGGCACGAAGACTTTCGGCAAAGGGTTGATGCAAGGTGTCTTCCCGTTGAAATCTGCCAAGGATGTCCTTTTGCATGTGACAATTGCTCAGTGGCTAACTCCCAATGGCGTCTGTCCTGGTTCCGGTCGGACCAAGATAGAGGAACCAAGTGGATTACCTGCCGACGTTACTTGCGAGCCGGGTCCGAAGTTTGAATATGACTCGCCCAAGGACAATCAACTTCATCGCGCTATTGAAGTGTTGAAAGAAGAGATGTCCAAGAAATAA